The nucleotide window ATTGTTAGTTTCAGGACTACTGCCGCGGATATCTGCGCAAATGTGGGTGATATCAAACCATGGATGATAGGGTTCCTCCTTTCGGCAAAAGTCAATGACAAAAATAAAGGACGTACACGAGCAGCTGACAGGATgtacagaaaagaaaagaaagccaaATCAACAGCCGCCTGCGCCTGCATGGGTCCTTGGCCAAGTGGGTGGgttctccttttttttttttttttttttacacTTTTGTATTTTgggtttattttattttattttattttttggcCTGCCGGGAATGACCAGCAAGCGGCGCCCTATCATCTCGAAACCGAGTCATCGCAGTGGCTGCAAACCGGTGGCGGAAACAACGAATGGGCCAGATCGAATTTCATTGCTGGAGACTTAAGTTACTACGGTAAATGGGAGTACTTTTCTGGGCTCGTAGAAGGACACAGAAACGGTGCGCCCAATTTCATGGATCGGTCCATACACGGAACATTACGGCCGGGCGGAGTATGACGGCAGAGAAGGGGGTAGAGGAACCTGGAAAAGGCGCAGGCGAGAGTTGGTGGTGCACTCTCGCGGATTGGACGGGTGGTGTCTGCATGTGGATATTTACTACAACCTTCTGGTAAAAGTGGTCATGACTCTCACTAGaatactaccaccaccactacgacgacgacggACTACTCACCTCATCCATCGCCCGGGGGGGCGGTGGATAAGGTATGGTATGTTACTATGTGGCACTGTCCGCAGCAAGTGAGTCGCAGGAGACTTCGGGTTGGCCCCGCGGTCATCCACCATTACCTATTCATTATTCCATTACAACTATCGCATATGCCCGCTAGTACTAACTGGAAGGATCTTTGGGAAAAGAGAACAGGCCCGGCAGTCAACAAGTCAAGTCACAAGGGGGGGCGCGTCGTCTTGCTTCTGGTGGTGCCGAGCCCAACTTAGTGGTACCTAGCGAGTGGCTCCCTTCTCAGTCTCAGCTGCCCTCCGGCTCTCTGCCTAAGGTACAGGGgggttgtgtgtgtgtgggtgggtggctTCTTGAGCACCTTGTTCTCCAGTTCTCCAGGCTCAAACCATTCAGAGTGGAAAGGCTCAGGCCCACAGCGATTGGCTGTGTGTTTACAGATCGATGGAGCCCGGCCATTTTGCTTCTCCTCCGATGATTGGTCTCTTAGTTCATTACGCCTCTCTGGATCGTTGTGTGCAGCTTATCCATCCAATTCTCGTACTCACACATGCCTTACATGCCTACATGATGGATACGCAACATTTTGCCTTGGCCCCCTCATTACACAGCGAGTGGATAAACGGCCAGACTAACATATCGTCCTATGCTAAAGTTTTCCCAAAATTGTCCAAAATGGATCGGGTAGTTAGTGGTGATGACGGGCGTGTGTgatgcgtgtgtgtgtgtgtgcccACGACGGAGAAACACTATATCGGTAATACCGATACGTCGGAGCAACTCTTACCTGTCTGGGTCAGAGGGGTTAATCCACTTCGAGTTTAGTTGCAACCAGACTGCCCAACCACTCAGTCTGTTCTCATACCTCCCAATCTATTCGGACCCGTTCCATACTTGACACGGGCGAGGTAAGTaaagtgagtgagtgagacTGGTGCGAGTGTTGTTTTGTAAAGAAGTACGTACTACGTACGTCTGGCACATAACTTACTTCATTTTGCCCATGACAACCCGAGCCACCCACAGCTGAACCCGGTACCAGACTTCCTTTGCAGAGTAACTATCCTTGCCATCACTACCTCACTAGGTAAGCGCCGCCTTGCCGGCAACTGAACGTTTGACTTTTTCTGCGTTTTGCCTGGCGCCTTACTAAGTGACTGACCACCTCGCGGATGCTCCAGTCTCCAATCTAAGCAAGCCTCGCCGTAGTGACCACCAACCTCCAGTACCAACCACGGACTAACTAGAACTGTTTTAGCCACCGTGACCCTCTTACGGCTGCCGTACGCAGCGATCCATAATTCCATGCTCCCCGcctgcctccctcctctttgctctaccctcccctcccttttccTGCCTGTCCCCAGCTCGAGTTGCTGCGCACTTTAATGAGGTGAAGGGGGCACGCTAACGCTTTTCGGGAAGGATGCCGTATGAATTGTTTGATTATTACGCAGCAACCAGAAGGCAGTGTTCGATTCCGTACCGAAAGTTTTCATTCCTTTGCCTTCCGCCTGGTTGAACTAGAACTGGCGATCAACCACATTCAGAGTGCACAAACCTCCCTTCGTCCACTCTCTCTCCCGTGCCTCCCGGGGGCTGCTGAGCAATGCCCACCCCTTCTCCCTTGGTGTAAGATATCTTTACCTTTTTCCGTTTCCTAATTCTTCCTTCCtatttcatttcatcatcatcattaatttttttttcttcgggGGTGGGTTTCTTATTTTGTGTTTGGTTTATTTGATGTTCCATGAGAAATACATTTTCACTTCTgcctatttaataaagttaattTCTTTTACGATCGGTGCTTTTTActatagtaatagtagtagttgtaagGACCTCTTCTTGTGGCTTTCAGGATGATTACTGCATCTTGATCCGTTTTAGTTAGAATAGAAAGACCAACTGCAACGGGAGACGCATAAGTAAACACTAAGTATGCTCAGGTGTGAGTAGCTAATCAGGGTGAGGAAAGTGGaaataaaaagcaaaaataggaaaaggaaagggaaaaaaataaaataaattaaattaaaccAAAAGCAAGACCAATCTGGGCGGCACACCACGACGGTTGCAATGCGACGCTAAACCCGACTTATTATTGGATCTGATATGGGTCCTACGGAGTTAGCAGGCACGTATTATTCCAAGACCGCGCGAGGTGCTGTCCGAACTTccacccctcttcctttttgctcccccctctcttagTACTCTCTCTAGTATTCTCCCAAaggcgaaaaaaaaaaagccccccctctctccctccctggACCAGTAAAATGACCTATAGACACTAGAACCTAACGCTGGATCTGGACTAGGGCTGCTGACCTTGTTACCCTTCCACTACTCCGTAGCATGCATCCACTTtgttccccccctccccgtgGCTCTGACATCAACCGGTATTTCATTCTCTTCAAGACAAAGCAGAGACAATCAAACCCGGGCAGCCAAACCGGAACCGACCCAAACGAGGCCAGAAAGGAGGATCAACCCTCTGGACCTGCGTCCGGGTCAAACTCTGTCTATCCTGTATGGGCACAGCACTTTCTCCGGACGAGAACTAGCCTACCCTGGCTCCTCTAGCGGAGTTGCTCTGAAGATGATTAGCCATTTGctggatggaggatgatgtcTTGACTTCATCCTTCATTATTAGTAcctttcttttacttttttattttatttcattttttattaatttcctgatttttatttctattttcatTATTCGGCCTTATTCAATTGATTCCGTCTCCTCTATGGCCTCTCTATCCATCTAAggtcttttttatttatttcatttccatcttcattttttttttcttttctctttgatTTCCTTTTTGGTTCTAAATTAACTCTCTTGACTTTCCTTTATGATCGTCTCAATTGCCCTTTGAATTACCTGAGATATAATACCTTTTTATAACTGGTTGTACTTGCAACCTAAGTTATTGCAATCTATACACCCAGAACCTCATCTTCGATTCTTCtgtcactactacttactttctATAACTACTACGACCCTTCCTACACTTCGTTGAcatttaatatacttactaTGTGATAATCCTTTTTCATCCTATTTTCTTGGTCCCTGCTTCCATTATTCCCACCCCCTTAAGTGCCTTCATTCCATCTGGGAAAGCAGCATTCACCGGATCCGCTGCTGTTGCTATCCtaccaactcctcccccGCAGCCAGGCTGATATTCCCTTGGAACCCCAATTCTTTTGTCGGCGATTTCCTCGTTTGACCTCGTGTGTGTTGCTTCCATCGTCTCGACTTGTCGCAACGAACCGCCGCATACCACGCCCGAAAATTGAAGATCTGGGAAGTTCCCGGTGTTTAATAACACTCGACTCAAGAATAACACCAACTTGGTCAAGAGCTAGTCCAATGCGAGCTCTCTGACAAGGGTGTTACCTTtacatctccatcctcgatCCAACTGCTTCAATCCTGACGCCATCCTTAAATACCACCCATATGTCTCTCCCGATCCTCTCAACGAAACCGTATCTCCCCGCCCTCCACCCGATCACTCCTACTATAGCTCCTTCCTCGCGGACTGAAGGCTCGCTCAGCGCAAGGAAACGACCTCTTGAGGCTATCTCAGAAGTTCCCGATTACACCTGGACTGCTCCCTTCAGGGACGGTCTACCTACCCCTCCGAACGATATGAATAGCGTCACCGCTTGCAGCGCTCTGCCGGCGTCTTCCTATGGCGGCAAGCTCGATGGATATCAGCTTCCACCTTATTCCAAGGTGTCTGATTATACGCGCATGTCTTCTGATGTATCGAACGGGGCGGTCTCTTCGTCCCAGCCGAAATACCAAGCGCCGGTCAAGGATACCATGACCTCCGAACGAGAGTCTCAGAAGAAAACCAGCTCCAATGGTGTTGCGTCGTATCTCCAGATTCCTTCGTCTATCAGCAATAGCAAAGGCAGCCTGGCTGAATTTGCAGCACAGGTAAGCTGGGTTCTTCTATCCGTCCTCGATCTAAGATGCTGACTGGGCAGTAGATGACGTGCCTTTTCTGGTTCGAAAGTACCGCGAAACTGAAGGCCGTGGAGGACCGCCTCAGCCCGACCACATCTCTTGCACCAGAAGCAGTTCCCGCTGTTGCGTTCCAAAAGTGGGTGACAAACATCTTGTCAACTACGCAGGTCAGCCAGAATGTCATCTTATTGGCACTGCTCTTCGTCTACCGGTTGAAGAAGTTCAACCCGGGTGtgcggggaaagaaaggcagTGAGTATCGGCTGATGACCATTGCCCTCATGCTGGGCAACAAATGTATGTCACTCCCTCGTGAACTGGTTATGGACAGAGAACTGACAGAGTCTAGTCCTCGACGATAACACATACACCAACAAGACATGGGCAGAGGTCTCGGGGATCACAGTCCAAGAGATCCACATCATGGAGGTGGAGTTCCTCAGCAACATTCGCTATAACCTGTTCGTGTCCAAAGAGGAATGGAATGAGTGGCACGTCAAACTCGGGCTTTTCACGGACTACTTCAACAAGGCACCTCGAGCCTCCGAAAAGAACGAGAAACACCCTACTCCGCCAGTCCTCAATGTGTCGCCCACTTTGGTGCCATCTCCTCGGGCACAGTTGCCGTCACCTTCGACAAAGTTGCCATCGCCTCCCGCATCCGATCCTCTCCGTTCGCAGCCCTGGGCTATGCCTATGAATGCCGTGCCATACACTGGCGCACCTCAGCTCCCGAACGACTTGCCACCGGCCACCAGCTCTCGGAAGCGGTCCCGTGAGGAGCCATTGGAGGAGCCACCAGCGAAGAGGACAGCCATGCCAAACAACATGCTCACCTCAATGCCGTCacttccaccatcatcagctcTCACGAGCATCCCGGCCTTGCCCCCGGTACTGGCGTCCTCCGGTGTTCCCCCTCACCTTCCGGCCATGTCCGAACCGGTCTCGCGACTCCCCCGTCCGAACTTCCCATCTCACAGCCTTCCCCCTACCATGCCGGCGTTGTCTCAACTTAACCCCTCCGGTCGAGTCATGCCCCCGGTCTACAACCCTTCTGCGAACTGGGTTCCGCAGATGCCACCTGCGACGTCGGTTCCTACTACTGCCGTTGGACCTGTGGCCAACGGAATGTACAACACATCCATCTCACTGCCCGACCCCAGCAGACACCACAACAGCCCGTTCGCAATGACATCGGGCACAATCTCGCCCGCAGTTTCTGCATACTCCGTTCACACTCCTCAAAACCACCTCTCTCCGACCTTCTTCCTGGCAAACCGAAACTCGCCTTACCGACCGGTTCGCAGTGTCAATACGTTGTTGATCCCGCCTCCGTCGACGTctatgcagcagcagcgcatcCCGTTTGAGCACATGCACTACCAGCCACTTGGCAAGTCTGAGCGGAAGACGGGCTTGCTGCCATATTCGCACCCTGAGGCTTGGCCGCATGGACACTTCCCGCAACCGATCTTCCACACCACCCCAAACTATTAGATGACTTGCCGTTATCGAAAGACACTTTTTACGACTAGATTTTACGACGATTTACGAGAAGAAGCTCgcattcttttctctcatttGCTTGTCTCGCACACTTGTCGTTCATGTTTGCCCCCTTGTGTATACTGTACAAAACTTTCTTCACTCTGTGTTATGACCTAGCATTATGACGGCGTTGGCATTTATAGATGGCCTTTGTACTGGGAAGGATATGTTTGCATACTTGGCCATGGGAGGGATTCTGATTGATTTATCGAAGCATGGGTATGGCGTGGTATCTGTACGTTAACACCTACTTGCATTGCATTACAGATCGATCACAGATCGATCTAGCGGGCTAAGCCTGCTcaatatattcaatatataaaacttgcACAACACAATGCCTTTGCTCAGTAGTAGACATCTAATAGATTGTCGATTCTAATGGTGACTTGATTTCACCGCTTCCGTGTAAATACATTCTTACGGACAAATCGAGCGGTGAGATGTACTCGacagatcttataattaaaataaccAAAGAAATACTGACCATCAGTCTCCAAACAAGACATATCTCCATAACTCACACATACACAGAAGATTATTCAATATACACCAGAAGTCACTCACTTATCACATCTCCTTTCTTACGAACAAAAACAACACTTATATCCAGTAATAATCGTTGCGTACTGTTGTAGAAATTACTTAGTACCTACTCGAGTCACCGGCCCGACCAATCCTCCGCTCCGACCCGACCGACCCATCCCAGTTACACACCTCAGGCATCAATCcaaccctctctctcactccccGAAAACGAAAGATCTTTGTCCGCGGAAGAACCTCAaacccatcaccaacccccaacctaccacagcaacagcacgcGGTCACCATGCCACCCCGGCTCCAATTGCTGCCCTTCCAATGGCAGCGGCCAATGGCCACTACAACAACgaacctcctctccgccttcctcctcccccaagCAGCTATTCCTATCCACCAACAAAGCCGGAACGCGCACATCCTCGCCTCGCTCTCCGATACGCAGGGCGCCTACAACAAGCGCATCAGAAGAGGTCGGGGTCCTGCCTCCGGAAAGGGTAAAACGTCTGGAAGAGGTCACAAGGGTCAGAAGCAGCATGGTAAAGTCCCCGCTGGGTTTAATGGTGGTCAGACGCCTGAGATCGTGGTGCATGGTGAGAGGGGGTTTAATAATGTGTAcgttttccttcttcttatgCTCTTCTACCATGAAGAGATTTCACTACGTGATAGACGACTATATGCTAATGAGGATAATGGCAATGGAACAGGCATTCGATCGACCTCGCCCCCGTGAACCTCGACCGAATCCAATCCTGGATCGACCAAGGCCGGATCGACCCAACGCGCCCGATCACGGTGCGCGAACTCGCCCAATCCCGCTGCATCCACCAGACCAAAGAGGGCGTGAAGCTTCTCGGCCGGGgcgtggagaaggatgacCACGAGGTCCCCGTCGACAGTGTGCTCAAGCAGCCGATTCACATCGTTGTGTCGAGGGCGTCTGCGCCTGCGATTGCGGCGGTCGAGGCGGCGGGTGGATCCGTCACGACGAGATTCTATACCAAGTCTGCTATTGCGAGGATCATGAAGCGAGAGATGCATCCGTTTGTGTCCTTGGCTTGGACTAAGGAGAGTGGGAGTGAGGCGTTGGCCGTGGCAGAGGATGGGGAGCCTCTGACTGAGTCGAAGGTTATGAAGGAGATGGGGTATTCGTATAGGTTGCCGGATCCGACTAAGAGAAGGGATATTGAGTATTATAGGGATCCGGCGCATAGGGGATACTTGAGTCATTTGTTGAAGCCGATGGAGGGTCCTAGTTTGTTCTTTAGGTCGCCTGTGGAGAGGAAGTCGGCTGCTGGTGttaagaaggagaaggtcttGCCGGAGAATAGGCTTTGGTGATTTCCTTCCTTACGGGGGTGTGTTGTGTGATCTGTGGGTGTAGGTAGGTatagatgatgttgtgggTTTCGTTTTGTTGAGTGTTTCCTTTGGTTGTTTATCATCTCTTGTATAAATATGCTTGTATGTTATGTTATGCTTGTGGATATGTTTTATTACATTTAGGCTTGACTTACTCTTCATTCTCTTTACTAGACACTACATATGTTGGATCTCTTACAGACGTCTACCTTAATCATAACTAGGTTAGCCACAGTGGATTGATATCTCAGCTAGATACAAgtccccctcccaccaccagtTGTTCATTTCATTCATACTAGCAGAATGCCGCTCATATGTCAAGAAAGCACATGCCctgagaaaagagaagagactgGACACACCAAAAAGCCAGAGAACCGCtcagcaagcaagaagaccGTCCGGATATAGGTAGGTAATACAGATGATATGAGAAATAGAGAAATGACACGTTTTGTTCGCAAACCCTCACCGCTGAAACGGAAACAACGCCATGCCTTGCcaccaggagaagaagcgatTTGTTTCAAGTGGAAAGGTGAAGTCAAAGAAGATGCGATaccaaaccaaaaccagACCCTCTTCTTGCCCAAAGAATGTCCCCGACCGCGATTTGAAATGCCTAGAACAAAGAACACAAAGTAGAGAGGTATACCGAAATGCGCTAAAGCAAAAATATCGAACTCAATAAATCAGAACGCTGCCAACATTGAAAAGAGGGTATCATTAGATGATCAACATTCCGGAAACACCAGCGCTCGTCAGTATCATAAAAGCGCCAGTCATGATCATCGGTCATTCGTAAGGCAACATTCCCAGCCCCTTCGTAAAAGAAATCAGATAgactgggaagaaagaaagaatataatgCGTTGAGGCACTGCAACGAATGAAGCCCTTTACAGCTTCCATGCCGACTCCGTAGGGCTCTCTGCATTATCCGTAAATTCCCGCAACCAGCGGGAGCACAACACGTCGCGGATCGACCACCGTTTATCAACGTTCATATTTAAGCAGCCCATTATTAACTCCAGTGCATCTTCTCTGTCCTGGCGAAGCTGGGGATCCGCTTCTTCACCCACCACAGCATGCTTATTCCAATTTCCACTGAGGATATTTGATTGAATCCGTGGAGCAAAAGCATCTTGGAATGGTCGTGATCCGACGACAATAGTGAACACGATGACGCCAAATGCCCACATGTCCACCGAAGGATCGATAACTCCATTCGTCGACGAAAGGAGTTCTGGGGAAGCGTACTCTAAGCTTCCCGCGACGCTGGTACTGGAACCAGCAGGGCCGATGGTCTTAGGCGGGGGACGGTCGGCGGCGTTATCGTAAGGATCAGGTGATGCGTCCTCATTGTCCGAATTCATCCACTCTGCCATCCCGAAATCGCAAAGAACGAGCGTAGATGTCTTCGTCCCATCAGGGGACTCAGTAGGATCCAACAAGCAGTTCTCCAGCTTGATGTCCCTATGAACAACTCGAGCATCCTCGTGGAGGTATCTCAAGGCACACGCGAGCTGGTACGCATACTTTTTGGCTAAGGTCATGTCCAATCCGCGGCGGTTTTGCCGCACAAGATCGAAGAGAGTGCCGCCGATAGCCAGTTTTGTGAAGCAGAAAGTGGCGTAGTCAGTCTCGTAAACCGCGTCCAACGTCAGTACGTTCGGATGGCTTAAATATCGCCAAACTCGCACTTCGTGGTCGAACTCCGCTTGAACCTCATCATTTTCCTTCTCACTCCGTCCAGAAACTTGTTTCTTGACAATCTTGACGGCAAGCCGTTTTGTCTTACCACTTTCCTCGACCTTGTAGGCCTCTTTCACTGTGCTAAATCCACCAAATCCTATCTGCTTGCCAAGGACATACTCAGTACCGACCATTTGTccctcatcatctggctGAGGGGCCGGCTCGTCACCACCCGCGCTCCACATGGACAGAAACATGCTGGCTGGAGATTTGCCGCTCGACGCAGTAGATCTGCGAGACCTCTGGCGGGTTGAGACGCGAAGGCCTCGTGCCTTACTTCCGAAAGGAGTCATGACACTGCCTGACCAGGAGCTGCGATCATCAAGCGAGGCGAACGTCTGCATAGGCGAGGCCACGCAGATGGGAGACGATAACATGCCCCGGGACCCTTCTGGAGGGGTTCGCAGCTCCTCCGTGATAGGAGACGCAGTAGATAAAGACGTGAGAGAAGTAGGATGCTCATAATCAGATGGGATAGCACCGTTTTCTTCGGGGAAGCTGTCGCGAGCAATCCCGGTAGGGATGGCTCGTCGTTCCTGCTGCCTCCTGAGGCTAGAACTGAGTCCCACCTGTCTTCCGTTGTggtcagcatcatcttccagagGCAAAGAATTCCTCAAGCTCGAACTCTTTGCTTGGAACCGTTGAGTGCGGCTCCTCACGTCTCctcttggagaagagggat belongs to Aspergillus luchuensis IFO 4308 DNA, chromosome 3, nearly complete sequence and includes:
- a CDS encoding putative mucin (COG:S;~EggNog:ENOG410PI1F;~InterPro:IPR013922,IPR036915;~PFAM:PF08613;~go_function: GO:0019901 - protein kinase binding [Evidence IEA];~go_process: GO:0000079 - regulation of cyclin-dependent protein serine/threonine kinase activity [Evidence IEA]), which produces MSLPILSTKPYLPALHPITPTIAPSSRTEGSLSARKRPLEAISEVPDYTWTAPFRDGLPTPPNDMNSVTACSALPASSYGGKLDGYQLPPYSKVSDYTRMSSDVSNGAVSSSQPKYQAPVKDTMTSERESQKKTSSNGVASYLQIPSSISNSKGSLAEFAAQMTCLFWFESTAKLKAVEDRLSPTTSLAPEAVPAVAFQKWVTNILSTTQVSQNVILLALLFVYRLKKFNPGVRGKKGSEYRLMTIALMLGNKFLDDNTYTNKTWAEVSGITVQEIHIMEVEFLSNIRYNLFVSKEEWNEWHVKLGLFTDYFNKAPRASEKNEKHPTPPVLNVSPTLVPSPRAQLPSPSTKLPSPPASDPLRSQPWAMPMNAVPYTGAPQLPNDLPPATSSRKRSREEPLEEPPAKRTAMPNNMLTSMPSLPPSSALTSIPALPPVLASSGVPPHLPAMSEPVSRLPRPNFPSHSLPPTMPALSQLNPSGRVMPPVYNPSANWVPQMPPATSVPTTAVGPVANGMYNTSISLPDPSRHHNSPFAMTSGTISPAVSAYSVHTPQNHLSPTFFLANRNSPYRPVRSVNTLLIPPPSTSMQQQRIPFEHMHYQPLGKSERKTGLLPYSHPEAWPHGHFPQPIFHTTPNY
- the MRPL10 gene encoding mitochondrial 54S ribosomal protein uL15m (BUSCO:EOG09264A2D;~COG:J;~EggNog:ENOG410PJUA;~InterPro:IPR005749,IPR036227,IPR021131,IPR030878;~PFAM:PF00828;~go_component: GO:0015934 - large ribosomal subunit [Evidence IEA];~go_function: GO:0003735 - structural constituent of ribosome [Evidence IEA];~go_process: GO:0006412 - translation [Evidence IEA]) translates to MPPRLQLLPFQWQRPMATTTTNLLSAFLLPQAAIPIHQQSRNAHILASLSDTQGAYNKRIRRGRGPASGKGKTSGRGHKGQKQHGKVPAGFNGGQTPEIVVHGERGFNNVHSIDLAPVNLDRIQSWIDQGRIDPTRPITVRELAQSRCIHQTKEGVKLLGRGVEKDDHEVPVDSVLKQPIHIVVSRASAPAIAAVEAAGGSVTTRFYTKSAIARIMKREMHPFVSLAWTKESGSEALAVAEDGEPLTESKVMKEMGYSYRLPDPTKRRDIEYYRDPAHRGYLSHLLKPMEGPSLFFRSPVERKSAAGVKKEKVLPENRLW
- a CDS encoding serine/threonine-protein kinase (COG:T;~EggNog:ENOG410PHX4;~InterPro:IPR017441,IPR008271,IPR000719,IPR011009;~PFAM:PF07714,PF00069;~go_function: GO:0004672 - protein kinase activity [Evidence IEA];~go_function: GO:0005524 - ATP binding [Evidence IEA];~go_process: GO:0006468 - protein phosphorylation [Evidence IEA]) — translated: MAQTGRNNGLVGLKLETSFHHSPRPRWRGDDGGRRASDQGDGIEGDRTNIFHDYHAPRCGTDEDNSALSGLHSATPPISVPRHDDYPKQDVTFPHKPEDVQASSPLDSFLQERRPSISFDAALDSGRRRPLEDPSSPRGDVRSRTQRFQAKSSSLRNSLPLEDDADHNGRQVGLSSSLRRQQERRAIPTGIARDSFPEENGAIPSDYEHPTSLTSLSTASPITEELRTPPEGSRGMLSSPICVASPMQTFASLDDRSSWSGSVMTPFGSKARGLRVSTRQRSRRSTASSGKSPASMFLSMWSAGGDEPAPQPDDEGQMVGTEYVLGKQIGFGGFSTVKEAYKVEESGKTKRLAVKIVKKQVSGRSEKENDEVQAEFDHEVRVWRYLSHPNVLTLDAVYETDYATFCFTKLAIGGTLFDLVRQNRRGLDMTLAKKYAYQLACALRYLHEDARVVHRDIKLENCLLDPTESPDGTKTSTLVLCDFGMAEWMNSDNEDASPDPYDNAADRPPPKTIGPAGSSTSVAGSLEYASPELLSSTNGVIDPSVDMWAFGVIVFTIVVGSRPFQDAFAPRIQSNILSGNWNKHAVVGEEADPQLRQDREDALELIMGCLNMNVDKRWSIRDVLCSRWLREFTDNAESPTESAWKL